The following are from one region of the Stanieria cyanosphaera PCC 7437 genome:
- a CDS encoding tocopherol cyclase family protein, with product MFQFFQPQLGTNYGSPLPTPHSGYHWQKANNCLFKSQGFFEGWYFRVTIPEIAQTFAFMYSIEDPSGEQANSGGAAQILGIDEEYICRTFPNLKKFWAVKDYLGLGHWGKTTKAITPQLISADQFEACIKQGYQVTTTLNQGYICDPGSNKSCRWLYQTKPIYSWGNPFNPQATAGWLSYLPIFEPGWQILMAHGLATGWIEWQGKVYQFTDAPAYSEKNWGRSFPQKWFWINCNSFNNQSGLALTAGGGVRKVLGWQEEVAMIGIHYQGEFYEFVPWNAQISWQIEPWGTWQMQAVNQDFEVTLVGKTDLPGTYVRTPTAKGLVFNCRDTTRGELNVNLRQRQGKTIVKASTEVAGLEVGGFPWNQAWKVVTE from the coding sequence ATGTTTCAATTTTTCCAACCTCAATTAGGAACAAACTACGGTTCACCCTTACCAACTCCTCATAGTGGTTATCATTGGCAGAAAGCTAATAACTGTCTTTTTAAATCTCAGGGTTTTTTTGAAGGTTGGTATTTTCGCGTTACTATACCCGAGATTGCTCAAACTTTTGCTTTTATGTATTCTATTGAAGACCCTAGTGGCGAGCAAGCTAATAGTGGTGGTGCTGCACAAATTCTAGGTATTGATGAAGAATACATTTGTCGTACTTTTCCCAATCTGAAAAAATTTTGGGCAGTTAAAGATTATTTAGGTTTAGGACATTGGGGTAAAACAACAAAAGCGATAACGCCTCAATTAATATCTGCTGATCAATTTGAAGCTTGTATTAAACAAGGTTATCAAGTAACAACTACTTTAAATCAAGGCTATATTTGTGATCCAGGTAGTAATAAGTCTTGTCGTTGGTTATATCAAACTAAACCGATTTATAGTTGGGGAAATCCTTTTAATCCTCAAGCAACCGCAGGATGGTTATCTTATTTGCCTATTTTTGAACCTGGATGGCAAATTTTAATGGCTCATGGTTTGGCGACTGGTTGGATTGAATGGCAAGGAAAAGTATATCAATTTACCGATGCACCAGCTTATAGTGAAAAAAATTGGGGACGCTCTTTTCCCCAGAAGTGGTTTTGGATTAATTGTAATAGTTTTAATAACCAAAGCGGTTTAGCTTTGACAGCAGGAGGAGGAGTTAGGAAGGTATTAGGGTGGCAAGAAGAAGTTGCCATGATTGGAATTCATTATCAAGGCGAATTTTATGAATTTGTCCCCTGGAATGCTCAGATTAGTTGGCAGATTGAACCTTGGGGAACATGGCAGATGCAAGCTGTCAATCAAGATTTTGAAGTTACTCTTGTCGGTAAAACAGATTTGCCTGGTACTTATGTCCGAACACCAACCGCTAAAGGTTTAGTTTTTAATTGTCGAGATACAACTAGGGGAGAATTGAATGTAAATTTACGTCAGCGTCAGGGAAAGACTATTGTTAAAGCAAGCACTGAAGTTGCAGGTTTAGAAGTAGGAGGTTTTCCTTGGAATCAAGCCTGGAAAGTTGTTACCGAGTAA
- a CDS encoding homogentisate phytyltransferase, giving the protein MSFFFSFWKFSRPHTIIGTSLSVFAIYFLALATTNSSITWLNLEQLLAAWIACLCGNIYIVGLNQLSDVAIDRINKPSLPLAAGEFSLQKGKLIVAITGILALVIAACSGIWLLATVGISLIIGTAYSLPPIRLKQFPFLAAFCIFTVRGIVVNLGLFLHYSQKLTGQELLNSYVWVLTLFVLFFTIAIAIFKDVPDLEGDKQYNITTFTLILGKPAVLNLSLGVITFCYLGMILARIFWLTDFSCSFFIGYHLILLGLLWWRSQKVDLEEKTAIAQFYQFIWKLFFLEYILFPISYFV; this is encoded by the coding sequence ATGAGTTTTTTCTTTAGTTTTTGGAAATTTTCTCGTCCCCATACCATTATTGGTACTAGTCTGAGTGTCTTTGCGATCTATTTTTTAGCCTTGGCAACTACTAATAGCTCAATTACTTGGCTAAATTTAGAACAACTTCTGGCTGCTTGGATTGCTTGCTTATGTGGCAATATTTATATTGTGGGGTTAAACCAATTATCGGATGTAGCAATTGATCGCATCAATAAACCATCATTACCGCTTGCTGCTGGTGAATTTTCGCTTCAAAAAGGCAAATTGATTGTTGCCATTACAGGAATTTTAGCCTTAGTAATTGCAGCTTGCTCGGGAATTTGGTTATTAGCTACGGTAGGTATTAGTTTAATTATTGGCACAGCTTATTCTCTACCACCAATTCGCTTAAAACAATTTCCTTTTTTAGCTGCATTCTGTATTTTTACAGTTCGCGGTATTGTCGTAAATCTTGGCTTATTTTTACACTACAGTCAAAAATTAACTGGTCAAGAGTTGTTAAATTCCTATGTTTGGGTATTAACTTTATTTGTTCTCTTTTTTACGATAGCGATCGCGATTTTTAAAGATGTCCCCGATCTCGAAGGAGATAAACAATACAATATCACTACTTTTACTTTAATTCTAGGTAAGCCAGCCGTACTAAATCTTTCCCTCGGAGTAATTACTTTTTGTTATTTAGGAATGATTTTAGCAAGGATATTTTGGCTAACTGATTTTAGCTGTAGCTTTTTTATTGGTTATCATCTCATTCTTTTAGGACTATTGTGGTGGCGTAGTCAAAAAGTTGATTTAGAAGAAAAAACTGCGATCGCGCAATTTTATCAATTTATTTGGAAACTATTTTTTTTAGAATATATACTTTTTCCTATTTCTTATTTTGTTTAA